Proteins encoded by one window of Acuticoccus sp. MNP-M23:
- a CDS encoding extracellular solute-binding protein, whose translation MRPQLASIAIALAVAGAGSTAATAETIRVLNWQGYGTDEDWAVKAFEDETGHTVEHEYFNSEQEMLTKLRTNPGGYDVVLINSAYTPQAASEGLIEPLDMAKLTNAADAIADLRDNPNLMMDGKHYGAAWVWGATSFAINTDKMAAPDTIEVLWADDMAGRIGWRDDAVESVQLTAIALGQDINDPKDMDAIREKLRALKPQIRTFWTSENDWNQYMASGEFDAATYWSGSAARSATNFELPVEFVIPKEGAIGWLDGLSIAKDAPNPDAAYQFIDWMIDPDFYVKWDTDVGAPASANAAAMDQLPEGAFNREVLAKAADEGRLQFMGPIADDTRKNMLELWQETKTYFQE comes from the coding sequence ATGCGCCCACAACTGGCTTCCATCGCCATTGCACTGGCGGTTGCCGGCGCCGGCAGCACTGCGGCCACCGCGGAGACGATCCGCGTCCTCAACTGGCAAGGCTACGGCACGGATGAAGACTGGGCCGTCAAGGCATTCGAGGACGAGACCGGCCACACCGTCGAGCACGAATATTTCAACTCCGAGCAGGAGATGCTCACCAAGCTCCGGACCAACCCCGGCGGCTACGATGTGGTGCTGATCAACAGCGCCTACACCCCGCAGGCGGCAAGCGAGGGACTGATCGAGCCGCTCGACATGGCCAAGCTCACCAACGCTGCCGACGCGATTGCCGACCTGCGCGACAACCCCAACCTGATGATGGACGGCAAGCACTACGGCGCCGCCTGGGTGTGGGGTGCCACGTCCTTTGCCATCAACACCGACAAGATGGCCGCGCCCGACACCATCGAAGTGCTGTGGGCGGACGACATGGCAGGGCGCATCGGCTGGCGTGACGACGCGGTGGAATCGGTACAGCTCACCGCAATCGCGTTGGGGCAGGACATCAACGACCCCAAGGACATGGATGCCATCCGCGAAAAATTGCGGGCGCTGAAGCCGCAGATCCGCACATTCTGGACATCCGAGAACGACTGGAACCAGTACATGGCATCCGGCGAATTCGACGCTGCCACCTACTGGAGCGGCTCGGCGGCCCGGTCGGCCACCAATTTCGAGCTGCCGGTCGAATTCGTCATTCCGAAGGAAGGCGCCATCGGCTGGCTTGACGGCCTCTCCATCGCCAAGGATGCCCCGAACCCGGACGCAGCCTACCAGTTCATCGACTGGATGATCGACCCGGACTTCTACGTGAAGTGGGACACCGACGTGGGCGCACCGGCCTCCGCCAATGCCGCCGCCATGGACCAGCTGCCCGAAGGCGCGTTCAACCGCGAAGTGCTTGCCAAGGCCGCCGACGAAGGCCGGCTCCAGTTCATGGGGCCGATTGCGGACGACACCCGCAAGAACATGCTTGAGCTGTGGCAGGAAACGAAGACCTACTTCCAGGAATAG
- a CDS encoding ABC transporter permease, with amino-acid sequence MLTGPAYVWLTLTVLLPIAAMLYFSFLTEAPLAGGTGTLTLDQYRAFFEKDFYATLLLRSLKLGAEVVAICIVLGFPCAYVLAKTVKGRWREALFILVIIPFWSNALVRVFSWTMVLRGNGVLETAIHAVFPDAELNLMFTYEAVVIGLVHSYLPYMILTCYISLQAIDDDLIEAARSLGAGWGTILRRIILPLSLPGLVAGAVLIFVPVIGSFMEPRILGGRQGTFLGTVIEDQFTAVFNWPLGAALSFILLACVLVIFALFAPILKRAA; translated from the coding sequence ATGCTGACCGGGCCGGCCTATGTGTGGCTGACGCTGACGGTGCTGTTGCCCATAGCCGCAATGCTCTATTTCAGCTTCCTGACCGAAGCGCCGCTGGCCGGCGGCACCGGCACCTTGACGCTGGATCAGTATCGCGCCTTCTTCGAGAAGGATTTTTACGCAACCCTTCTCCTTCGCTCCCTGAAGCTCGGCGCGGAGGTGGTGGCGATCTGCATCGTCCTCGGCTTTCCCTGCGCCTACGTGCTTGCAAAAACGGTGAAGGGGCGGTGGCGCGAGGCGCTCTTCATCCTCGTCATCATCCCGTTCTGGAGCAACGCGCTGGTCCGCGTCTTTTCGTGGACCATGGTCCTGCGCGGCAACGGCGTTCTGGAAACCGCCATCCATGCCGTCTTTCCGGACGCAGAGCTGAACCTGATGTTCACCTACGAGGCTGTGGTGATCGGCCTCGTCCACTCGTACCTGCCGTACATGATCCTCACCTGCTACATCTCGCTCCAGGCAATTGATGACGACCTGATCGAGGCGGCCCGCTCGCTGGGGGCCGGGTGGGGCACCATCCTGCGCCGGATCATTCTGCCGCTGTCGCTCCCCGGCCTTGTCGCCGGGGCCGTGCTCATCTTCGTCCCGGTGATCGGGTCCTTCATGGAGCCGCGCATTCTGGGCGGACGGCAAGGCACGTTCCTGGGCACGGTGATCGAGGACCAGTTCACCGCCGTCTTCAACTGGCCGCTGGGGGCTGCGCTCTCGTTCATCCTGCTGGCGTGCGTGCTCGTGATCTTTGCGCTGTTCGCCCCCATCCTGAAGCGGGCGGCGTGA
- a CDS encoding ABC transporter permease, protein MLGVAGRIYLGLVLVFLYAPIAVMAAMSFNKSQFYTLPIQWSLRWYDDLAGNERLLEAGFNSIVIAIITTVIASALGTAASLAFFRYEFRGKRILQLLLFPPIAIPWLITGTAMLLFFFWTGVGRGLHAMVLGHVALALPYVIIVVSARLKAFDPDLEAAARSLGASPWQVARHVTLPFLAPGIIAAALFAFAVSFDQFVISYFLAVPGVSTLPVEIYTSIRKGFTPEINAISTIVIVSSMVILIIVSRFYRFGGDR, encoded by the coding sequence ATGCTGGGCGTTGCGGGACGGATCTATCTCGGCCTCGTTCTGGTGTTCCTCTACGCGCCCATTGCCGTGATGGCGGCCATGTCGTTTAACAAGTCGCAATTCTATACCCTGCCGATCCAGTGGTCGCTGCGCTGGTACGACGACCTTGCCGGCAACGAGCGCCTTCTGGAGGCCGGCTTCAACAGCATCGTCATTGCAATCATCACCACCGTCATTGCATCGGCGCTCGGCACCGCGGCGTCGCTTGCCTTCTTCCGCTACGAGTTTCGCGGCAAGCGCATCCTGCAACTTCTCCTGTTCCCGCCCATTGCCATCCCCTGGCTGATCACGGGCACGGCGATGCTTCTGTTCTTCTTCTGGACGGGGGTCGGCCGCGGCCTCCACGCCATGGTGCTTGGCCACGTGGCGCTGGCGCTGCCCTACGTGATCATCGTCGTCTCGGCCCGGCTCAAGGCCTTCGACCCCGACCTTGAGGCCGCCGCCCGCTCGCTGGGCGCAAGCCCGTGGCAGGTGGCGCGGCACGTCACCCTGCCCTTTCTGGCACCCGGCATCATTGCCGCGGCACTGTTTGCCTTCGCCGTGTCGTTCGATCAGTTCGTGATTTCCTATTTCCTTGCGGTGCCGGGTGTTTCCACGCTGCCGGTGGAAATCTACACATCCATCCGCAAGGGTTTCACGCCCGAGATAAACGCCATCTCCACCATCGTCATCGTCTCTTCCATGGTGATCCTCATCATCGTTTCACGCTTCTATCGCTTCGGGGGAGACCGCTGA
- a CDS encoding ABC transporter ATP-binding protein, protein MASVSVKNLSRHFGPVTALDDVSIEFADGGFYGLLGPSGSGKTTLLRAIAGFEFPDAGTIEIGGAPIESLPPEKRDIGLMFQSYALFPNMSVFDNVAFGLKVRGVPGGEIRRRVKDALALVRLTEHDRRRPHQLSGGQRQRVALARATVIRPSVLLLDEPLSALDKALRTGMQVELKRIQREIGITTIFVTHDQEEALTLSDKVGVLRDGRLVQEGPPREIYDRPKTAFAATFLGEANLFAGNADSGIIQLEDGARIAPEEAVPAGAATVAVRPERIIIAPSAGPASGTNALNGTVSEVIFQGSSVSYLVARGEETIKVFTQNSGGASLAAGTPVELSFKPADAVIVAP, encoded by the coding sequence ATGGCGTCCGTTTCGGTCAAGAATCTCTCGCGGCACTTCGGCCCCGTCACGGCGCTCGACGATGTGTCCATCGAGTTTGCCGACGGCGGCTTCTACGGCCTCCTCGGCCCCTCCGGCAGCGGCAAGACCACGCTCCTGCGTGCCATCGCAGGGTTCGAATTTCCGGACGCCGGCACGATCGAGATCGGCGGCGCGCCCATCGAGAGCCTGCCGCCCGAAAAGCGGGACATCGGGCTGATGTTCCAGAGCTACGCGCTGTTTCCAAACATGAGCGTGTTCGACAACGTGGCGTTCGGCCTCAAGGTGCGCGGCGTGCCGGGCGGAGAGATCAGGCGCCGGGTGAAGGATGCGCTGGCGCTGGTGCGCCTCACCGAGCACGACCGCCGCCGGCCGCATCAGCTTTCCGGAGGCCAGCGGCAGCGCGTGGCGCTCGCCCGTGCGACGGTCATCCGCCCCAGCGTCCTGCTGCTCGACGAGCCGCTGTCCGCGCTGGACAAGGCGCTTCGCACCGGAATGCAGGTGGAGCTGAAACGGATCCAGCGCGAGATCGGCATCACCACCATCTTCGTCACCCACGACCAGGAAGAGGCGCTGACCCTGTCCGACAAGGTGGGCGTCCTGCGCGATGGCAGGCTGGTGCAGGAAGGCCCCCCGCGCGAGATCTACGACAGGCCGAAGACCGCGTTCGCTGCAACCTTTCTCGGCGAGGCGAACCTCTTCGCCGGCAACGCCGACAGCGGCATCATCCAGCTTGAAGACGGCGCCCGGATTGCGCCCGAAGAGGCCGTGCCCGCCGGTGCCGCCACTGTGGCCGTGCGGCCCGAGCGCATTATCATCGCGCCATCCGCAGGCCCCGCCAGCGGCACCAACGCGCTCAACGGAACGGTGTCCGAAGTCATCTTTCAAGGCAGCAGCGTCAGCTATCTGGTGGCGCGCGGCGAGGAGACCATCAAGGTGTTCACCCAGAACAGCGGCGGCGCATCCCTTGCCGCCGGAACCCCCGTGGAGCTGAGTTTCAAGCCGGCCGACGCGGTCATCGTCGCGCCGTGA
- a CDS encoding isochorismatase family cysteine hydrolase: MTGLTFGPLPDDTLVLCIDMQRLFMEPGDWFCPEALTILPNVEALVRARPAQTLFTRFISADRAETASGAWQRYYTRWASVTVDRIGTAPFNLHETLRPHALPHNVFDKTTHDAFDAQPFADRVGIDGPASLVFCGVETDVCILASVLSAIDLGHRVVLVRDAMASSVPASHDAALTLMQSRFDQQVETVDTAELLSAWGAP, translated from the coding sequence GTGACGGGCCTCACCTTCGGCCCCTTGCCGGACGACACGCTCGTCCTGTGCATCGACATGCAGCGCCTGTTCATGGAGCCCGGCGACTGGTTCTGCCCGGAGGCACTCACGATCCTGCCGAACGTCGAAGCGCTGGTGCGCGCCCGCCCGGCGCAGACGCTGTTCACCCGGTTCATCTCCGCCGATCGTGCGGAGACTGCATCGGGCGCCTGGCAGCGCTACTACACAAGGTGGGCGAGCGTGACGGTGGACCGGATTGGCACGGCGCCCTTCAATCTCCACGAGACCCTTCGCCCCCACGCCTTGCCGCACAACGTGTTCGACAAGACCACCCACGACGCGTTCGATGCGCAGCCCTTCGCAGATCGCGTCGGCATCGACGGGCCTGCCTCGCTGGTTTTTTGCGGCGTGGAGACCGATGTCTGCATTCTCGCTTCTGTGCTGTCCGCCATCGACCTTGGCCACCGCGTGGTGCTGGTGCGCGATGCAATGGCAAGCTCCGTTCCCGCTTCCCACGACGCCGCCCTGACGCTCATGCAATCGCGCTTCGACCAGCAGGTGGAAACGGTGGACACGGCCGAACTTCTGTCCGCCTGGGGCGCACCATGA
- a CDS encoding trehalase family glycosidase translates to MSDRGWGTWSADRPAALVHPPSGLTVTPLLYSARAGAVSQIGMGPDLVLGARPRNDSSATFRVTHAGTTLTVRYGFNGPAATIDWWTDTYGEWGLRFWVVLCVSGAGALTYDPATGILSAPEAWLAVAAAKKPLMATFHRSIDAVTAELHEHGYFYLASRGTAGTVAALRFNLEEAPAMALSIAPGTPKRPPLPAVALPLAGASTEANGPLDAVHDVMAWNHVWDSVNDRPYTVLTRYWNTRKFGGFGVWLNDIVFNAMMWSPFDLARARENLAAVFAWQTEAGNFPCLITGNDAWLDRSQPPIVSYAVWTIAARHGDTALLEWAYDGLVRNHDWWWEKRSAGEAGLVVYGTSLDAGDGLYKGTKLAAKDESSMDNMAIHDPAPFDEATGLLMSYDVALNSLLALDGEVLAMIAETLGKSGDAARLTAASTTHKAAISTHLWDASRGIFANRLVGGGFVEPLAPTSFFPMVAGAATPEQVESLTRWLADPDMFGGFPGLPSAPRNQPAYQDNVYWRGRIWGPLNYWTYQGLARAGRTAEARALAAMSWRLFDEHGWQDRLCGENYNGATGEILDQSDTDPFYSWGALLPLMATGVAADVTPWDGLSLGAPLGDGVLGPVAIPAGTLRVAAGGGLIVDGPDLRITTTLSRLSDVVFEADAFEAMLPAGPTARFAVSGKTVASAALDDVPLGVGPDGAVMLPPRQTPARLVVRFSGI, encoded by the coding sequence ATGAGCGACCGCGGCTGGGGCACATGGTCGGCAGACCGGCCAGCGGCACTGGTGCATCCGCCAAGCGGGCTGACCGTGACACCGCTGCTTTATTCGGCACGGGCCGGTGCGGTCAGCCAGATCGGCATGGGGCCGGACCTTGTGCTGGGCGCCCGCCCCCGCAATGACAGCAGCGCCACCTTCCGCGTCACCCATGCCGGCACCACGCTCACGGTCCGCTACGGCTTCAACGGCCCGGCGGCCACCATCGACTGGTGGACCGACACCTACGGTGAATGGGGCCTGCGCTTCTGGGTGGTGCTGTGCGTTTCCGGCGCGGGCGCGCTCACCTACGACCCCGCCACCGGCATTCTTTCCGCGCCGGAGGCATGGCTTGCCGTCGCCGCGGCCAAAAAGCCGCTGATGGCTACCTTCCACCGGAGCATCGACGCGGTGACGGCCGAGCTTCACGAGCACGGCTACTTCTATCTCGCCTCCCGCGGCACGGCGGGCACCGTCGCAGCCCTTCGCTTCAACCTCGAGGAAGCACCCGCAATGGCGCTTTCCATTGCCCCCGGCACACCAAAGCGCCCGCCGTTGCCGGCCGTTGCGCTGCCCCTGGCTGGCGCCAGCACGGAGGCCAACGGCCCACTGGATGCCGTGCACGACGTGATGGCCTGGAACCATGTGTGGGACAGCGTCAACGACCGCCCCTACACGGTGCTGACCCGCTACTGGAACACGCGAAAATTCGGCGGCTTCGGCGTATGGCTGAACGACATCGTGTTCAACGCGATGATGTGGTCGCCGTTCGACCTTGCACGCGCCCGCGAAAACCTTGCGGCGGTGTTCGCGTGGCAGACGGAGGCCGGCAACTTTCCGTGCCTCATCACCGGCAACGATGCGTGGCTGGACCGTTCGCAGCCCCCCATCGTCTCCTACGCGGTGTGGACCATTGCCGCCCGCCACGGCGACACCGCGCTCCTGGAATGGGCCTATGACGGCCTCGTGCGCAATCACGACTGGTGGTGGGAAAAGCGCAGCGCAGGCGAGGCCGGCCTCGTGGTCTACGGCACCAGCCTCGACGCCGGCGACGGCCTCTACAAGGGCACCAAACTCGCCGCCAAGGACGAATCGTCCATGGACAACATGGCCATCCACGACCCCGCCCCGTTCGATGAGGCAACCGGCCTCCTGATGTCCTACGACGTCGCGCTCAACTCTCTCCTCGCGCTCGACGGCGAGGTTCTTGCGATGATTGCCGAAACCCTTGGCAAATCCGGGGACGCCGCCCGCCTCACCGCCGCCAGCACCACCCACAAAGCCGCCATCAGCACCCATCTCTGGGATGCCTCGCGCGGGATCTTCGCCAACCGCCTCGTCGGCGGCGGCTTTGTGGAGCCGCTGGCGCCCACATCGTTTTTCCCCATGGTGGCGGGCGCAGCGACGCCAGAGCAGGTGGAGAGCCTCACCCGGTGGCTGGCCGACCCTGACATGTTCGGCGGCTTTCCCGGTCTGCCATCGGCGCCGCGCAACCAGCCCGCCTATCAGGACAACGTCTACTGGCGCGGCCGCATCTGGGGTCCGCTCAATTACTGGACCTATCAGGGCCTTGCGCGCGCCGGACGCACCGCCGAGGCGCGCGCACTTGCAGCCATGAGCTGGCGCCTGTTCGACGAGCACGGCTGGCAGGACCGCCTCTGCGGCGAAAACTACAACGGCGCCACCGGCGAAATCCTCGACCAGTCCGACACCGACCCGTTCTATTCCTGGGGCGCGCTCCTGCCGTTGATGGCCACCGGCGTTGCCGCCGACGTGACCCCGTGGGACGGCCTCTCGCTGGGCGCGCCGCTCGGCGATGGTGTGCTCGGCCCGGTCGCCATCCCGGCCGGAACCTTGCGTGTGGCCGCTGGCGGCGGGCTGATTGTCGACGGCCCGGATCTCAGGATCACCACAACGCTGAGCCGGTTGTCGGACGTCGTGTTCGAGGCGGATGCATTCGAGGCGATGCTGCCGGCTGGCCCCACGGCGCGCTTTGCCGTCTCGGGCAAGACCGTCGCGTCGGCGGCGCTGGACGATGTGCCGCTCGGTGTCGGGCCGGACGGGGCGGTCATGCTGCCGCCGCGTCAGACGCCGGCGCGGCTTGTGGTTCGCTTCAGCGGCATCTGA
- a CDS encoding aldose 1-epimerase family protein: MVQLYDETLTRRDVMARAGGLSAFAGVRLMTLGDGVERGIRMLEFRTGSGLVFTVLVDRGFDIADCNYRGLAIGWHSPAGFRNAALHEYEGEGGLAWLRSFSGLLVTCGLDHILFMHEEDASHFIYGPRKTVKHSIHGRVSTIPARLSGYGETWDGDECVLWAEGEVRQATVFGEDLTLTRRIEINVGTNEIRLTDRIENRGFYKTPHMLCYHINVGHPVLAEGSRYIAPIEDVVWAAHAGAYEKQGVGYRTLPGPKPGFHEQVWQHEMAATDGEVPVALVNDKLGIGFELVTRKDQFPCQFQWQNFAEGQYTMGIEPATNHILGHGYAADKGELIWLEHGESRRYDTVMRILPDTDAIAGAEARITAIAAQPAEDYPAPSGNHRPIRGR, encoded by the coding sequence ATGGTGCAGCTTTACGATGAAACCCTGACGCGGCGCGACGTGATGGCGCGGGCCGGCGGCCTCTCCGCCTTCGCCGGCGTGCGGTTGATGACCCTGGGTGACGGTGTGGAGCGCGGCATCCGCATGCTGGAATTTCGCACAGGCAGCGGCCTTGTCTTCACCGTGCTGGTGGACCGCGGCTTCGACATTGCCGACTGCAATTATCGCGGCCTTGCGATCGGCTGGCACTCGCCCGCCGGCTTCCGCAACGCCGCGCTCCACGAATATGAGGGGGAGGGCGGCCTTGCCTGGCTGCGCTCCTTCTCCGGCCTCCTCGTCACCTGCGGGCTCGACCACATCCTCTTCATGCACGAGGAGGACGCCAGCCACTTCATCTACGGCCCCCGCAAGACGGTGAAGCACTCGATCCACGGCAGGGTCAGCACCATCCCGGCGCGTCTCTCCGGCTACGGCGAAACGTGGGACGGCGACGAGTGCGTCCTGTGGGCAGAGGGTGAGGTGCGGCAGGCAACCGTGTTCGGCGAGGATCTGACCCTTACCCGCCGGATCGAGATCAACGTCGGCACCAACGAGATCCGCCTGACCGACCGGATAGAGAACCGCGGCTTTTACAAGACGCCGCACATGCTGTGCTACCACATCAATGTCGGGCACCCGGTGCTGGCGGAGGGCTCGCGCTACATCGCCCCGATCGAGGACGTGGTGTGGGCCGCCCACGCCGGCGCGTACGAAAAACAGGGGGTCGGCTATCGCACGCTCCCCGGCCCCAAGCCCGGTTTCCACGAGCAGGTGTGGCAGCACGAGATGGCGGCGACGGATGGCGAGGTGCCGGTTGCGCTGGTCAACGACAAGCTCGGGATCGGCTTTGAGCTGGTCACGCGCAAGGACCAGTTCCCCTGCCAGTTCCAGTGGCAGAATTTTGCAGAAGGCCAGTACACCATGGGGATCGAGCCTGCCACCAATCATATTCTCGGCCACGGCTACGCAGCGGACAAGGGCGAGCTGATCTGGCTCGAGCACGGTGAAAGCCGCCGCTACGACACCGTTATGCGCATCCTCCCCGACACCGATGCCATCGCCGGCGCAGAGGCCCGCATCACCGCCATCGCGGCGCAACCGGCGGAGGACTACCCCGCGCCATCGGGCAACCACCGCCCGATCCGAGGCCGCTGA
- a CDS encoding Gfo/Idh/MocA family oxidoreductase — MTHRGTLIGCGFFAENHMHGWADAAGAEIVAVCDLDRAKADAMAARFGIPAVYTDAAQMLSAEQPDFVDVATTVPSHRPLVELALSHGALTVCQKPFAETYADAKAMVDAADAAGKPLIIHENFRWEAPLMALKAALDSGVIGAPTYARLSFRHGYDVYANQPYLAQTEQFALMDVGLHLFDTARYLLGDVRDIHCRTQSLKPGIAGEDAFVATLRHQGGVVSTIECSFFSKIVPDPFPQTLAWIEGMDGTLELTGDYTLRLHKEGELTARNVEPDTPAWGGRPWHAVQDSVVAFQAHVVDVLDGRAEPQPSGAHNLETLAMALAAYRSAETGATVDLAAFIATGAV; from the coding sequence ATGACCCACCGCGGCACCCTCATCGGCTGCGGCTTCTTTGCGGAAAACCACATGCACGGCTGGGCCGATGCGGCGGGCGCCGAGATTGTCGCCGTCTGTGATCTGGACCGTGCCAAGGCGGACGCGATGGCGGCGCGGTTCGGCATTCCGGCCGTCTACACCGACGCTGCGCAAATGCTCTCAGCCGAGCAGCCGGACTTCGTGGACGTGGCAACCACCGTCCCCTCCCACCGGCCGCTGGTGGAACTTGCGCTCAGCCACGGCGCGCTCACGGTGTGCCAGAAGCCGTTTGCGGAGACCTACGCGGACGCCAAAGCCATGGTCGATGCCGCGGACGCTGCGGGCAAGCCGCTCATCATCCACGAGAATTTTCGCTGGGAGGCGCCGTTGATGGCGCTGAAGGCGGCGCTGGACAGCGGCGTCATCGGCGCGCCCACCTATGCGCGCCTCTCATTCCGGCATGGCTACGACGTTTATGCCAACCAGCCTTATCTGGCGCAGACGGAGCAGTTTGCGCTGATGGACGTCGGCCTGCACCTCTTCGACACCGCACGCTATCTCCTCGGCGATGTCCGCGACATTCACTGCCGCACCCAGAGCCTGAAACCGGGCATTGCCGGGGAGGACGCCTTTGTCGCCACCCTTCGCCATCAAGGCGGCGTGGTTTCCACCATCGAGTGCTCGTTCTTCTCTAAAATCGTGCCGGACCCGTTCCCGCAGACGCTGGCCTGGATCGAGGGCATGGACGGCACGCTGGAGCTGACCGGCGACTACACGCTCCGCCTCCACAAGGAAGGCGAGCTGACCGCGCGCAACGTGGAGCCCGATACGCCCGCCTGGGGCGGCCGGCCGTGGCACGCAGTGCAGGATTCCGTGGTGGCGTTCCAAGCCCATGTGGTCGACGTGCTGGACGGCCGCGCGGAGCCGCAACCCTCCGGCGCCCACAACCTCGAAACCCTGGCGATGGCGCTGGCGGCCTATCGCTCCGCAGAAACCGGCGCGACGGTGGACCTTGCAGCGTTCATCGCCACCGGTGCGGTGTAG